The bacterium sequence CGATCCAGCCGGCTGGATCCTTTTCGACCGGAGGGCTAGGAACGGGTACTGGTTTGGGTAATCAGGGCGCTGTGGTTCTGAGCGAAGACGAGCGTTGGCTATTGGTTGTAAATCCTGGAAGCGATGAAATTTCCGCATTCCGGGTGTCAAGAGCCGGGCTTGAGCTTCGCGACACAGTCCCGTCCGGTGGACAACGTCCGATCAGTATCACGATTCACGACAAGCTGATCTATGTTCTGAATGCAGGCGGCGGCACAGGTGGGACAGACAACATTAGCGGTTTTATAATTGGAACAGACGGAAATCTCACCGCGATTCCAGGATCCACGAAACCGCTGAGCGGTGCTTCCACTGGTCCGGCACAGATTGAATTCAGTCCGGACGGCCAGCTTTTGGTTGTGACGGAGAAAGCCACCAATATCATCGACACCTATGTGGTTGGACCCGATGGACTGCCGGGCAATCCCGACTCGCAGGCTTCGGAGGGGCAGACGCCGTTCGGATTTGCGTTCGGAAAACGCAATCAGCTTTTTGTGTCGGAAGCATTTGGAGGTGCCGCGGATGCCAGCGCAGTTTCCTCTTACGCCTACCAAGCGAACGGTGATTTGCAAACGATCAGCCCGTCCGTTGCCACAAATGAAACAGCGGCTTGCTGGGTTGTAGTTACAAACGACGGCAGATTCGCGTATGTGACGAATACCGGAAGCGCCACGATTTCCGGTTATGAAATTGGTTTCGATGGAACCATCAGTCTGCTCGATTCGGATGGAATTACCGCGACAACCGGAGCAGCTCCGATTGACATGGCGTTAAGTAACAATTCTCGCTTCCTGTACACATTAGATTCGGGAGCTGGAAACATCAGCGGTTTTCGAATCAATTCAGATGGCTCTTTAGTCTCCATTGGC is a genomic window containing:
- a CDS encoding lactonase family protein, translating into MKLKRLFFFLLPALFLSTSLLFGESKVAGAVYTMNNSAGGNSVLVFDRNADGSIQPAGSFSTGGLGTGTGLGNQGAVVLSEDERWLLVVNPGSDEISAFRVSRAGLELRDTVPSGGQRPISITIHDKLIYVLNAGGGTGGTDNISGFIIGTDGNLTAIPGSTKPLSGASTGPAQIEFSPDGQLLVVTEKATNIIDTYVVGPDGLPGNPDSQASEGQTPFGFAFGKRNQLFVSEAFGGAADASAVSSYAYQANGDLQTISPSVATNETAACWVVVTNDGRFAYVTNTGSATISGYEIGFDGTISLLDSDGITATTGAAPIDMALSNNSRFLYTLDSGAGNISGFRINSDGSLVSIGGIAGLPAGTNGLAAR